The region GTGTTCGcgaactaattcatatttatattaatttatataattatgtttttaatttattcagctcatattcgtaaACGAGATTGATtagtttgtttttaatttattcagcttGTATTCATGTTTGTTCGTTAAACAGCTTGTATTTGTTCGTTTATCAGCTAAACGAGCGGGCtcgcgaacgagctcgtttagtacttatcgagctcattcgcgagcttgttcgtgaacgagctcgtttagtacttatcgaacTCGTTCGAGAGCTCGTTCGCGAACTTGTTTGTGtagcggctaaacgaacgaacacgggctgaacacgaaccgaacatgaacactataaaatctaaacgaaccgaacatgaacactccgtTCAAAACTCGACTGAatatgaaccgaacatgaacaccttgtttgctgaacgagccgaacatgaacactctaaAGCTCGGCTCGGATCATTTACACCCCGATTGGtaataccttttaattttgaatgAAATATGGAACTATTCAATGCCGAAGGCAGGTACCTTAAATCATAAGCTCAGTTATTTGATTATTCCggtttttttttcactttcttttacgtatcataatttattttattacatatattatTAGGTTagtaattgtttaattttcatttagttaaaataattgttGGTAAAATTTATTATACATAATGCTTTAATAAGTGATTTAGATTTTATGAGAATaacacaaaatatatatttttgatggCTGTTTCTATGgttattttattgtaatttactttatttattttttctattggAAGAAAATTGCTATAATTTTTCCAatagtgataaataaataaattaaaatactttttaaaaacaaaataactaGACTTATATTTGAtggctaattttattttattttgattaatattttggCTTATTTAATTTTGGTAAAATTATCGAAATTTTAGACACATATAGAGTAGTTGtcactaatatatatatatatatatatatatatatatatttgggtGGTTCATTTGATAGTTAAGTAGCTCTATTAGATAACTCTTTTGTAGTattatcatttgattttgatatcACTCACTCATTGTGATGTTGAGTTGTTATCTTTATATTATAGATATTTTGTTTCATTTAGCatacgaaaaaaaataaataaattatcgtttgtTCTATTGTAATTTgtaacataaacataaaatgtAAGTTCTTCGtaggaaaaatataaatatttaatcagCTTATGCGAAAGCTATTTCTTGCTTTTAGggttctttctttttcttccatATATCTAACTGGACATCTGTAATTTCTCAATCAAACGGTTCAAAATGGATCTCGAAGTTCTCGGCCGTCACGCGCTGTTCTTCGACGACGACGCTCTGGCGGCGTTTGTGAACTCACCTGAAGCACTTGTCGATTGGAATTCTCTCTCTATAGACCGTTACGATGTCCGTCACCTCCTTTCCTCTCCTCCGCCTCCTCGCAATCGCCGCCGTCTCAACCGTCGTTCTCCGTCGCCGGACGATGGTTCTCTCGAAGCGGAACTTGATCGTGAACGCTACCTCGATCTACCATCATCATCCGATAATGAACAAGGTATAACATTGatcttttgattttgacaaaataattttactgtagctgcttttattttataagataCTTGTTTATGTGAATAGAATGCTTTgaatttatgtaaattttattaataatgaaTGATAGAGTACaaaattttaggttttaatATTATGTGTTTGGTAGGTAATTTAGTTAATATGTGATGCTCGTCAGTTGGGAATTTAAACTGGAAAAGAAGCATAGGCCCTGTTTTGAGATAAATCAAGCACACGGATTAAATTGCGCTCTTAAAGGATCAGGTCGATATGGCAGGATTTCAATTTCCTTGAATTGTTTGTTGTTTGAAAGAATTGAAGGTTATAGATTATAGATTTCCCGAGCATTAGAATTGATTAAATAGAATTCAATTGAATTGAATTCTGTGGATTATTAGAGGTAATTAACAAATAGATAGGGTTTTACTCAGAAGGAACTGTACGGAAAGAAATAGGTTATCACTACTTTGATACACATGCTAGTTACATTTATCATTTGTGTTTGATTCATTGATCGAGTTTAAACACAAATTTTATATGGAGCTTCTGGTAGGTAGGTTCAGCTAAATATGAAACATTGAGTATTTTTCGTTTGGGGTTTGAACGAATGTTCTGTATTTTGGATTGCTTTTATAAGATTGCAGGATTACATTTTGTTTACTAAAGTATCACCTTTCAGAGTGCCAAGTAAGATTTTCCTTGCCTTATTTCTTGCATTTATATCCCATTTAATTCTTCTGTCTGTATTATTCATGTTCGTCTGCTGCTGCTATTACATGCTGTGATTATCGCAGgaaggttttattttattttagtagatAGTCAAATTTTTTCTGGTTTGCTTTCAGGTTTAGAAAATGAAGCAGAAGTAGAGAAGCCTGGCAGCTATAATGCAGTCGCCTTCTCATATGGAGCTCCTAATGAATCCTCTGAACAAAAGAGTATCAACGAGGAATCAACTTTTTGTCCACCTTTTCCTGTGCCTGAACACTTACTTCAGAACCTGGTAGGTTAAATCATTCTTGTTCCTTGCTTTTTACACCTTTTTATTATATTCTGATGTTGATGTTTGTTTGATGCTTGTCTAGTGTGGCAACATATAGATGTCTAAGGTGCATGTGTTTTTCTAAGGCTTATCATGTCTAAGTTTCAGATGCTCGGAGCAGAGTTGGGAGTTCTTCAAGGCTGCCATTCACTGGCACCTTGTCTTCTTTTGATGTCTTGACAAGGGGCCGCGCAGGTGGGGTTAGGATGACAGAAATTGATTACTTTAGTAGGCATCCTCTAGAGCTGGGATGCTAGATGTCTTCACTTAGTTCCATTTTTCAATCTTAATGACTATCCTTATATAATTTAGACATATGAAAATCAGTCTTCAAATGCCATTTTTCTTTTGGATTCTGCtgatattttttgtttcttttctgtTGTCAGCCTCCAACAGAGAAGGTGCACCAGATTATTGCCAGGACTGCCATATTTGTGAGCAAACATGGTGCGCAATCAGAAATCGTTTTGAGAGTTAAACAAGGAGACAACCCAACATTTGGGTTCTTGCTACCAGATCATGATTTTCATCCTTACTTCAGATTTCTTGTTGATCGCCAAGAACTTCTAAAGTCAGATGTCGATGGAAAATCTATAGAGAGTAAAGCTGATGGCGATCTTAATCAGATGGGTGCTGGTGCATTGTCATTGCTTGGTTCTGTATATGGGTgtggagaagatgaagaaggTATGAATGAGGAAGCATTAACACTGACTAAAAAAGAAATTGACTTGGAGGGAGCTGTTAATGCTGAAAATATAACTGAACCCCCTGGatcagaacaaaaaaaaaattccctgAATGTAGGTGGAAAAGAGGAGGCCCTTTCAAAGCCGCCATCTGCTTCTTTCAAAGACAAGTCTcatgttattaaaaaaaatcgttCAATCAGTTTGGTTAGGAATGGAACAGCAATTGGGGTAAAGAAAGATGGTGATACCACAGGCTCCATTTCCTCAGCTTCTGATAAATTGCAGCCTTCCATTTCCTCTAGCATGTCCAAGGTTGAGCCACCTGTTGTGGAACCTCCCTCTGATTTGAAGAGAGTGGTTGATAAGATAGTTGAGTTCATACTTAGAAATGGGAAAGAATTGGAGGCCGTTCTTGTTCAGCAGGATACTAATCATGGGAGATTCCCATTTCTCCTACCATCCAATATATATCATCCTTACTATTTAAAAGCTCTCCAAAAAGCTAAAGAGGTGCGTTTTTCCAAAATCATTTTCTTTTCCAATAATAGGTCTTTTTATGTAGGATAAATGTTTGTAAGCGGCATCACCAATCACTCATGGTATTAGCCCATGCAATGTTTACGTCTTTGTCAATTTTACATTCTGAAATAAGGTATATTCAAGCACCATTTCTAATTCAGCTATCCCAGTTCTTGTGGACAGAGCTGGTCTTATCTAATGGCCAgattgttttatctttttagtggTGAGTTTATTGTTATATCCTAAAATTACTTGTATCTGCATTGCtaatttgttgtaattttatgtCTTACTACTTGCTCTTTTTTTTAATGCTTCGCTACAAGGAAGATTTTCATTTGCCTAGCTTCCTGATATTTTCTTTGGTTACAGCCAAGGATGGCTGGAAAGAGCTTCACTTCAGAGAAGCATGCTTCACTAGGGAATGGAACGGAGAAGAAAAGTGGAAACAAAGAAGGTGATACTGTGACCTCGGGTTCTGACATACCATATGAATCTGATaggaaagaaaaatttaaaatggtaaTTGGAAAGTCAAAGAAGGATGATAACGATCCATCTTCAAAAGCTTCCCAGTCACAAGTTGGAGTAAGTGTGGATGCAGCAGCTGCTATTCTTCAGGCCGCCACAAAAGGCATTAAGGATCCCAATTTAGAAATTCTCTTTAAGACAATAAATGGTATTGGTCAAGGTGGGAACAGCCTACTTTCATCTCGGCCTCAAAGTTCCAACCAGATGCTAGATCAAAATAAGGCTGCTGCAGCCACAACCAAGGTTGATTCCTCCGAAGCAAGCTTGACTAGGGAGCAGAAGCTAAAGGCTGAGAGACTGAAACGGGCAAAAATGTTTGCTGCAATGGTAAAAAGTGGTGCTGCACCAGCTAAGAGTGAAACATCACGTGGGTTATCTCTAGAACCGTCTGATTCTGGGATTTCTGGGTCAGATTCTCAGGCTGTGCAACTTCCCGGCAGAGAAAGGGAAGGTGATTCAGCTCCTGTGGAAATTGACACTAGTAGTGAAATCGAGAGAGCAGAAAAGAAACGATCTGCTGATGAACACAATGAACGGAGATCAAAGAGGAGCTACCGTTCTAGATCTAAAAGGGGTGAaggagaaggagaagaagaagaagatgatgtaGATGAAGAATTGAAAGAAGACAACAATCACAAACTTTCTAAGAAAAAAAGGCGATCCCATCATTCGTCTCGTAGCAGTAGGGATAGGCACAAGCACAGGAAAAGACACGCTTCTTCCAGGGACAGAGAATCTCAACACCGGCATAAGAATACTAGTGCTGTGGATGATGAGCATCAGCAGGATCAAGACAGTTTTTCAGACAATGAGCATAGGCGCACTAGACATAAGCACAGGCATGATAGTTCTTCAAATGATGAACCTGGGCATTCTAGACGGAGGCGGAGACATGACAACAGTTCCCCTTGTGATGAGGATAGACAAACTCGACGTAGGCACAAGTACTATGGCTCCTCTGATGATGAACGAACACACTCCAGCTATAGGCGTGATTCCAGTGATGATGAGCATTGGCAATACCAAGATCGGCATAAAGAAGGTAGGTCCTCAGATGATGAGGATCAGCATCGAGCCAGATCTGTAAAGCACAGAAAGATATCTCGGTCGGAAAGAGAGGAGGATTTGGAGGAGGGAGAGATCCTAACAAAATCTGATCAATCCAAAGTTAGCGATGGTGGTGAAGGTGGCAGTAGGGAAGCTTCTGTTGATTTATCAAAATCATCTGAAAATGCTCAAGTTTCTGATGACCTTAGAGCCAAGATCCGAGCCATGTTGATGGCGACCTTGTAAAGTAGCCTCGTCAGTCTCTTCTCTAGTTAAGTTATTTAGTGACTGTATTCCTCAACTCTTTTAGGACCAAGTTGTAGAAATCTTGTATTATCCGTTGCAGATCTGTGAAGGATTTCTATTTGACAAAGTTACAATGAAACAATGTACCTTTGAAATTGAAGAAGATATTTTTGATGCTTGAGTTGAGCTAGATCGGAAGCTTCTTTGCTTCTTTACTAAGAATGTACGGGACTGTATAATCTTGGAAGAGTTTCTGAAAATGGTAAATATCCTGATAAATTCTCAACATGAAGCTAATGATAAAGTTATCTATGATTTTCCC is a window of Mercurialis annua linkage group LG2, ddMerAnnu1.2, whole genome shotgun sequence DNA encoding:
- the LOC126667646 gene encoding uncharacterized protein LOC126667646, whose product is MDLEVLGRHALFFDDDALAAFVNSPEALVDWNSLSIDRYDVRHLLSSPPPPRNRRRLNRRSPSPDDGSLEAELDRERYLDLPSSSDNEQGLENEAEVEKPGSYNAVAFSYGAPNESSEQKSINEESTFCPPFPVPEHLLQNLPPTEKVHQIIARTAIFVSKHGAQSEIVLRVKQGDNPTFGFLLPDHDFHPYFRFLVDRQELLKSDVDGKSIESKADGDLNQMGAGALSLLGSVYGCGEDEEGMNEEALTLTKKEIDLEGAVNAENITEPPGSEQKKNSLNVGGKEEALSKPPSASFKDKSHVIKKNRSISLVRNGTAIGVKKDGDTTGSISSASDKLQPSISSSMSKVEPPVVEPPSDLKRVVDKIVEFILRNGKELEAVLVQQDTNHGRFPFLLPSNIYHPYYLKALQKAKEPRMAGKSFTSEKHASLGNGTEKKSGNKEGDTVTSGSDIPYESDRKEKFKMVIGKSKKDDNDPSSKASQSQVGVSVDAAAAILQAATKGIKDPNLEILFKTINGIGQGGNSLLSSRPQSSNQMLDQNKAAAATTKVDSSEASLTREQKLKAERLKRAKMFAAMVKSGAAPAKSETSRGLSLEPSDSGISGSDSQAVQLPGREREGDSAPVEIDTSSEIERAEKKRSADEHNERRSKRSYRSRSKRGEGEGEEEEDDVDEELKEDNNHKLSKKKRRSHHSSRSSRDRHKHRKRHASSRDRESQHRHKNTSAVDDEHQQDQDSFSDNEHRRTRHKHRHDSSSNDEPGHSRRRRRHDNSSPCDEDRQTRRRHKYYGSSDDERTHSSYRRDSSDDEHWQYQDRHKEGRSSDDEDQHRARSVKHRKISRSEREEDLEEGEILTKSDQSKVSDGGEGGSREASVDLSKSSENAQVSDDLRAKIRAMLMATL